One region of Candidatus Tectomicrobia bacterium genomic DNA includes:
- a CDS encoding methyltransferase domain-containing protein has protein sequence MSSTRTRRSSASWERSSKRRSRRPELKGPAPIRGRRAVHRNWEADGNGREGLRDLLRQHVCAACGHHVAVPFYDGGHQPLATLAWPASAEEARRMERLPLRFVRCVECGHVYNPEFDYSKVPYSEKPNLMFNRGEGWREHLLQVRGLILKRLPLHPTVVEIGCGEGHLLRALAEAHPEGRYIGFDPNAKVDTGGGMIEARQELFDPAVHLADCRPDLIISRHVLEHLMDPMGFLQALSFSATWEGVETRLFIEVPCIDKVFAMGRTADFFYEHNSHFTTESLSRLLKRCSREVELVERGYDDEVVYGFVRIGVRAAQAAYAREALAFRGRAAESKDRVRAHLDALARSGKRVAVWGGTGKAAAFINRYGVDAGRFPLVVDSDPDKVGTFVPGTGQEIRFRDDLKLEPADVILIATQWRARDIVGEIGREGIACQAILLEHEGSLVDYFRDPHPYGEAEAAGAPGAKGYSAA, from the coding sequence ATGTCCTCTACGAGGACGCGGCGGTCCTCCGCGAGCTGGGAGCGTTCTTCGAAAAGGCGGTCGAGAAGGCCAGAACTCAAGGGACCTGCGCCCATTAGAGGGAGACGCGCCGTGCATCGGAACTGGGAAGCCGACGGGAACGGGAGAGAGGGGCTTCGTGATCTGCTGCGCCAGCACGTGTGCGCCGCCTGCGGCCACCACGTGGCCGTGCCGTTTTACGACGGCGGCCATCAGCCCTTGGCTACCCTCGCCTGGCCGGCGAGCGCGGAGGAGGCGCGGAGAATGGAGCGCCTTCCCCTCCGCTTCGTGCGGTGCGTGGAGTGCGGGCACGTGTACAACCCCGAGTTCGATTATTCCAAGGTTCCCTACTCGGAGAAGCCGAACCTGATGTTCAACCGGGGCGAGGGATGGCGCGAGCATCTGCTGCAGGTGCGCGGCCTGATCCTCAAGCGTCTCCCCCTGCACCCCACCGTGGTGGAGATCGGCTGCGGGGAAGGCCATCTGCTGCGCGCCCTCGCCGAGGCCCATCCCGAGGGGCGCTACATCGGCTTCGACCCAAACGCCAAGGTGGATACCGGGGGGGGAATGATCGAGGCCCGGCAGGAGCTCTTCGATCCGGCCGTCCATCTCGCCGACTGCCGGCCGGATCTCATCATTAGCCGGCACGTGCTGGAGCACCTGATGGACCCGATGGGTTTCCTCCAGGCGCTGTCCTTCTCGGCGACCTGGGAGGGGGTCGAGACCCGCCTCTTCATCGAAGTCCCCTGCATCGACAAGGTCTTCGCCATGGGCCGGACGGCGGATTTCTTCTACGAGCACAACTCCCACTTCACCACGGAGTCGCTCTCGCGGCTGCTCAAGCGCTGCTCGCGCGAGGTGGAGCTGGTCGAGCGGGGCTATGACGACGAAGTGGTCTATGGCTTCGTCCGCATCGGGGTGCGCGCCGCGCAGGCCGCCTACGCCCGCGAGGCGCTCGCCTTCCGCGGCCGCGCGGCCGAGAGCAAGGACCGCGTGAGGGCTCATCTGGACGCCCTCGCCCGCTCTGGGAAGCGGGTGGCCGTATGGGGCGGCACGGGGAAGGCGGCGGCCTTCATCAACCGCTACGGCGTGGACGCGGGGCGCTTCCCCCTGGTGGTGGACTCCGACCCCGACAAGGTGGGCACCTTCGTCCCCGGGACGGGGCAAGAGATCCGTTTCCGCGACGACCTGAAGCTGGAGCCGGCGGACGTCATCCTGATCGCCACCCAGTGGCGTGCCCGCGACATCGTGGGCGAGATCGGGCGCGAGGGGATCGCCTGCCAGGCCATCCTGCTCGAGCACGAGGGATCGCTCGTGGACTATTTCCGAGACCCTCATCCCTACGGAGAGGCGGAAGCCGCCGGGGCCCCCGGGGCGAAGGGCTATTCCGCCGCCTAG